Proteins from one Salinispora arenicola genomic window:
- the nudC gene encoding NAD(+) diphosphatase: MTDGGSGPPLARSTLDRAAHRRADTDWLGLAWERCRVLVLDSGNGGRALVSVEPEPSEPPLLVLVGPEDVPDTAAARAMFLGVESDGVPVFVVDAPLPVLSDTRAVHLLEVGHLLADRDAGLFTTGLALLNWHRGHPYSPRTGQATAIDEAGWSRVAPAGERMWPRTDPAMIVLVHDGGPGRAGRCLLGNNASWPRVPGELRFSCLAGYVEPGESAEAAVVREVREEVDVPVTNVTYVGSQAWPFPSLLMLGFQALADSRSPVRVDPAEIASARWFTRAEIGAALAGRIVDVDGERLVLPPPSSIASFLLRHWLDGHC, translated from the coding sequence GTGACGGACGGCGGATCGGGCCCGCCGTTGGCCCGTTCCACCCTGGACCGGGCGGCGCACCGGCGTGCCGATACCGACTGGCTGGGTCTGGCCTGGGAACGGTGCAGGGTGCTCGTGCTGGACAGCGGCAACGGGGGGCGGGCGTTGGTGTCCGTCGAACCGGAGCCATCGGAGCCACCGCTGCTGGTGCTGGTCGGCCCGGAGGACGTACCGGACACGGCGGCTGCGCGAGCGATGTTCCTCGGCGTCGAGTCAGATGGCGTGCCGGTGTTCGTGGTGGATGCGCCACTGCCGGTGCTGTCCGATACCCGCGCGGTGCACCTGTTGGAGGTCGGCCATCTGCTCGCCGACCGGGACGCGGGTCTGTTCACCACGGGTCTGGCCCTGCTCAACTGGCACCGTGGGCACCCGTACTCTCCGCGTACCGGGCAGGCGACCGCGATAGACGAGGCCGGTTGGTCCCGGGTCGCGCCAGCAGGGGAGCGGATGTGGCCGCGGACCGACCCGGCGATGATCGTTCTGGTGCACGATGGTGGGCCCGGGCGTGCTGGGCGCTGTCTGCTGGGTAACAACGCCTCCTGGCCACGCGTACCGGGTGAGCTGCGCTTCTCCTGCCTCGCCGGCTATGTGGAGCCGGGGGAGTCGGCCGAGGCAGCGGTGGTGCGTGAGGTGCGCGAGGAGGTCGACGTACCGGTCACGAACGTCACGTACGTGGGTAGCCAGGCATGGCCGTTCCCGAGTTTGTTGATGTTGGGATTTCAGGCACTGGCCGATTCGCGGTCTCCGGTGCGGGTCGACCCGGCGGAGATCGCATCAGCCCGTTGGTTCACCCGGGCCGAGATCGGGGCGGCGCTGGCCGGGCGGATTGTTGATGTGGATGGTGAGCGGCTGGTCCTGCCACCACCGTCGTCGATCGCGTCCTTCCTGCTGCGTCACTGGCTCGACGGCCATTGCTGA
- a CDS encoding M16 family metallopeptidase has translation MSGATTTAPRVLPPLGPTRKLKLPRQAERTLGNGLTVIAVRRPAVPLVELRLGIPFGRVHPARSAMLAQTLLSGTTTMTGVQIAAELQKVGGGLSAGIDPDRLMLAGLGLATGLDRMLEILADVLTAAAYPAGEVATERDRLVDRIQLAQSQPAHLARTALLKRIYGRHPYAVERPNPGQVRVVRPSVLRNLHDQRMHPTGAVLVLVGDVQPDRALDAAEQALGGWNGAGHVAELPPTPPLEPGPVLLVDRPGSVQSSLRLALPAVPRTDPDHAALQLANLIFGGYFSSRWVENIREDKGYTYGPHSLVEHSVAGSVLSVAAEVATEVTGAALLETQYELGRLACVAPDEEELEQARQYALGTLQLGISTQAGLAALTSAYAGSGLRLDFLAEHASRLAAATVADVADAAARYLAPARAVTVVLGDAERVAPQLAPLAEVVTEPAEP, from the coding sequence GTGAGCGGCGCGACGACGACCGCGCCGCGCGTTCTGCCGCCGCTCGGTCCCACCCGGAAGCTGAAGCTGCCGAGGCAGGCCGAGCGTACGCTCGGCAACGGCCTCACCGTGATCGCGGTCCGTCGGCCGGCGGTGCCCCTGGTCGAGCTGCGGCTCGGGATACCGTTCGGGCGGGTGCACCCGGCCCGGTCCGCGATGCTCGCACAGACCCTGCTCTCCGGCACGACGACGATGACCGGGGTGCAGATCGCCGCCGAGTTGCAGAAGGTCGGCGGTGGGCTGTCCGCCGGGATCGACCCGGACCGGCTGATGCTCGCCGGCTTGGGGTTGGCGACGGGCCTGGACCGGATGCTGGAGATCCTGGCTGACGTGCTGACCGCGGCGGCCTATCCGGCTGGCGAGGTCGCCACCGAGCGGGATCGGTTGGTCGACCGGATCCAGCTGGCCCAGAGCCAGCCCGCGCACCTGGCCCGCACCGCCCTGCTCAAGCGGATCTACGGCCGGCACCCGTACGCGGTGGAGCGGCCGAATCCGGGTCAGGTCCGCGTGGTGCGCCCGAGCGTGCTGCGGAACCTGCACGACCAGCGGATGCATCCGACGGGTGCCGTGCTGGTGCTGGTCGGGGATGTCCAGCCGGACCGGGCGTTGGACGCGGCCGAGCAGGCACTCGGTGGGTGGAACGGCGCTGGACACGTCGCCGAGTTGCCGCCCACGCCGCCGTTGGAACCGGGGCCGGTGCTACTCGTCGACCGCCCCGGATCGGTGCAGTCCTCGCTGCGGCTGGCGCTGCCGGCGGTGCCGCGTACCGACCCCGACCATGCCGCCCTGCAACTCGCGAACCTGATCTTTGGAGGGTACTTTTCGTCCCGGTGGGTGGAGAACATTCGCGAGGACAAGGGCTACACATACGGACCGCACTCGTTGGTCGAGCACTCGGTTGCCGGGTCGGTGTTGTCCGTCGCCGCCGAGGTGGCCACCGAGGTGACCGGGGCGGCGTTGCTGGAGACCCAATACGAGTTGGGCCGGCTGGCCTGCGTCGCGCCCGACGAGGAGGAGTTGGAGCAGGCCCGCCAGTACGCCCTCGGCACCCTCCAACTCGGTATCTCCACCCAGGCGGGGCTGGCAGCGCTGACCAGCGCGTACGCGGGCAGCGGCCTGCGTCTGGACTTTCTGGCCGAACATGCGTCCCGGCTGGCGGCGGCGACGGTGGCAGACGTCGCCGACGCGGCGGCCCGATACCTCGCCCCGGCCCGGGCGGTCACGGTCGTGTTGGGGGATGCCGAGCGGGTCGCCCCCCAGCTGGCGCCCCTCGCCGAGGTTGTCACCGAACCGGCAGAACCGTGA
- a CDS encoding ATP-dependent helicase — MAAGRIDDPRQVKVVGHTAGPMLVLGGPGTGKTTTLVEAVAARVAEGVDPERVLVLTFSRRQAASLRQRIEARIAGDGHQVLREPLVRTFPAYAFGLLRRAAAERGEPSPRLLTGPEQDLIIRELLELVGEKPDNDPVGWPEDLRPALRTRAFAAQLRDLLMRAAERGIGPVELARLGERLGRADWPAAARFLREYVAVLALRDVGNRGSIAYDPAELVRSATGMLLDDPALLAAERRRLAHVYVDEYADTDPAQQDLLATVAGDGKALVVLADPDSSTYAFRGADPGGVVTFPHRFRTASGAPAAQVVFTTSYRAAPRLLEAHARLARRLRGPATHRRLRPLPTAATGTAEVRTFRSAASEAAWLAHALRAAHLLDGVPWAEMAVLVRSTARQLPSLRRALHAAGVPTVVHGEDLPLHLQPAVAPLLLLLRCALAPDRLDEEAAVALLHSPLGGADPLAERRLRQGLRVMALAAGDRRPSGELIVEALRDPAELAGIDRRWAEPAQTVAGLLAVARETAARPGVTAEEVLWAVWRASGLAELWSAALARTPATAGEGDVARRRRAEAADRDLDAVMVLFDAAARFTDRLPGARVEVFLDHVLGQDLPADTLAPTADRGDAVRLLTAHAAKGLEWDVVAVAGVQEGVWPDLRLRGSLLGSERLVDVLAGRSAGAGPRASVVGQTSALLDEERRLFHVAVTRARRRLLVSAVASATVGGDDHDEQPSRFLHELGVADPPPAAAAGPDGDAASDEARTAPLPLSRPPRALTLASLVAELRAAVSDPASPALRRRAAAAELARLAAEGVAGAHPSDWWGLRPLSDDRPLVADGEPVRVTPSGMESALRCSLRWLLERHGGSAPAGAAQGVGNLVHAAAMLAESASSDRRALLDYVASRFDAIELAARWMVGPERARAEAMVDKLLRWLATNPRRLLAIEHEFAVRLNDPRHPVDLVGRVDRLEVDADGRLVVVDLKTGKSTAVTAADLAEHPQLGAYQAAVEAGAFAEFGAESGGAALVQLGTAAKDAREQSQPPAGEGPAAGWATALVRRTADTMAAATFAAVANSKCRVCPVRASCPVSGRGRQVVEPPSIRPSEEP; from the coding sequence TTGGCCGCAGGGCGGATCGACGACCCCCGACAGGTGAAGGTGGTCGGACACACCGCCGGGCCGATGCTGGTGCTCGGCGGGCCGGGCACCGGCAAGACCACGACCCTGGTCGAGGCGGTCGCGGCGCGGGTGGCCGAGGGCGTGGATCCGGAGCGCGTCCTGGTCCTCACCTTCAGTCGCCGGCAGGCTGCCAGCCTGCGTCAGCGCATCGAGGCCCGGATCGCCGGTGACGGCCATCAGGTGCTGCGGGAACCACTGGTACGCACCTTCCCGGCGTACGCGTTCGGGCTGCTGCGCCGCGCCGCGGCGGAACGCGGCGAGCCGTCACCCCGGCTGCTCACCGGTCCCGAGCAGGACCTGATCATTCGGGAACTGCTTGAGCTGGTGGGTGAAAAGCCGGACAACGACCCGGTGGGCTGGCCGGAGGACCTACGCCCGGCGTTGCGTACCCGGGCCTTCGCGGCCCAGCTGCGGGACCTGCTGATGCGGGCCGCCGAGCGCGGCATTGGCCCGGTGGAGCTGGCTCGGCTGGGCGAGCGGCTCGGCCGGGCCGACTGGCCGGCCGCCGCGCGGTTCCTCCGGGAGTACGTCGCCGTGCTCGCACTGCGCGATGTCGGTAACCGCGGCTCGATCGCGTACGATCCGGCCGAACTGGTCCGGTCCGCCACCGGAATGCTGCTCGACGATCCGGCGCTGCTGGCCGCGGAACGGCGCCGGCTGGCACACGTCTACGTGGACGAGTACGCCGACACCGACCCTGCCCAGCAGGACCTGCTGGCGACCGTGGCGGGTGACGGTAAGGCCCTCGTCGTCCTCGCCGACCCCGACTCGTCCACGTACGCCTTCCGCGGTGCCGATCCGGGCGGTGTGGTGACCTTCCCGCACCGGTTCCGTACCGCCTCGGGGGCACCCGCGGCGCAGGTCGTGTTCACCACGTCCTACCGGGCCGCTCCCCGGCTGCTGGAAGCGCACGCGCGGTTGGCCCGCCGGCTACGCGGGCCAGCCACACACCGGCGGCTACGTCCGCTGCCCACCGCGGCGACGGGCACGGCGGAGGTGCGCACGTTCCGTTCCGCCGCCAGCGAGGCGGCCTGGCTGGCACACGCGCTGCGGGCGGCGCACCTGCTCGACGGGGTGCCCTGGGCTGAGATGGCCGTGTTGGTGCGCTCCACCGCGCGACAGCTGCCCTCGCTGCGACGCGCCCTGCACGCTGCCGGCGTGCCCACCGTGGTCCACGGCGAGGACCTGCCACTGCACCTGCAACCGGCGGTCGCCCCGCTGCTGCTCCTGCTGCGCTGCGCGCTTGCCCCGGACCGGCTCGACGAGGAGGCGGCCGTCGCCCTGTTGCACTCGCCTCTCGGCGGGGCGGATCCGTTGGCCGAACGGCGGCTGCGGCAGGGCCTGCGGGTCATGGCGTTGGCCGCCGGCGACCGCCGACCCTCCGGCGAGTTGATCGTCGAGGCACTGCGTGACCCGGCCGAGCTGGCCGGCATCGACCGCCGGTGGGCGGAGCCGGCGCAGACAGTGGCCGGTCTGCTGGCGGTCGCCCGCGAGACGGCGGCTCGGCCGGGGGTCACCGCCGAGGAGGTGCTCTGGGCGGTGTGGCGGGCCAGCGGCCTGGCCGAGCTGTGGTCGGCGGCGCTGGCCCGAACCCCGGCGACAGCCGGGGAGGGGGATGTCGCCCGGCGTCGACGCGCCGAGGCGGCCGACCGGGACCTGGACGCGGTGATGGTGCTGTTCGACGCCGCCGCCCGGTTCACCGACCGGCTGCCCGGGGCGCGCGTCGAGGTCTTCCTCGACCACGTGTTGGGGCAGGACCTGCCGGCCGACACCCTCGCCCCGACCGCCGACCGGGGCGACGCGGTCCGGCTGCTCACCGCGCACGCCGCGAAGGGGCTGGAGTGGGATGTGGTCGCCGTCGCCGGAGTGCAGGAGGGTGTCTGGCCCGACCTGCGGCTGCGGGGCAGTCTGCTCGGCTCGGAGCGCCTCGTCGACGTGCTCGCCGGCCGCTCGGCCGGCGCCGGGCCGCGGGCCTCCGTCGTCGGTCAGACCTCGGCTCTGCTGGACGAGGAACGGCGGCTCTTCCACGTCGCGGTGACCCGGGCGCGACGTCGACTGCTGGTCAGTGCGGTCGCCAGCGCCACCGTCGGTGGTGACGACCACGATGAGCAACCGAGCCGGTTCCTCCATGAACTCGGCGTGGCGGATCCGCCGCCGGCAGCTGCCGCGGGACCGGACGGGGACGCCGCGTCGGACGAAGCCCGGACGGCCCCGCTGCCGCTGAGCCGGCCACCCCGGGCGTTGACCCTGGCATCGCTGGTGGCCGAGCTGCGTGCCGCGGTGAGCGACCCGGCCTCACCCGCGCTCCGGCGCCGGGCGGCAGCGGCCGAGCTGGCCCGACTCGCCGCCGAAGGAGTCGCCGGAGCGCACCCGAGCGACTGGTGGGGGCTGCGTCCGCTCTCCGACGACCGGCCGCTGGTCGCTGACGGAGAGCCGGTGCGGGTCACCCCCTCGGGGATGGAGAGCGCCCTCCGATGCAGCCTGCGCTGGCTGCTCGAACGCCACGGCGGTAGCGCGCCGGCCGGTGCCGCACAGGGGGTGGGAAACCTGGTGCACGCTGCCGCGATGCTGGCCGAGAGCGCCAGCTCGGACCGGCGGGCGCTGCTCGACTACGTGGCGTCCCGGTTCGACGCGATCGAGCTGGCAGCCCGCTGGATGGTCGGGCCGGAGCGAGCCCGAGCCGAGGCGATGGTGGACAAGCTGCTGCGCTGGCTGGCCACCAACCCGCGCCGGCTGCTCGCCATCGAGCACGAGTTCGCCGTCCGGCTGAACGACCCACGGCACCCGGTTGACCTGGTCGGCCGGGTGGACCGGCTGGAGGTCGACGCGGACGGCCGGCTCGTGGTGGTCGACCTGAAGACCGGCAAGTCGACCGCGGTCACCGCGGCTGACCTCGCGGAGCATCCGCAGCTGGGCGCGTACCAGGCGGCGGTCGAGGCGGGAGCGTTCGCCGAGTTCGGGGCGGAGTCCGGGGGAGCCGCCCTGGTGCAGCTCGGCACCGCAGCCAAGGACGCCCGGGAACAGTCCCAGCCGCCGGCCGGTGAAGGGCCGGCGGCCGGCTGGGCGACCGCCCTGGTCCGGCGTACCGCCGATACGATGGCCGCCGCCACCTTCGCTGCGGTCGCCAACTCGAAGTGTCGGGTCTGCCCGGTACGCGCGAGCTGTCCAGTATCCGGACGGGGACGTCAGGTCGTCGAACCGCCGAGCATCCGCCCGTCGGAGGAACCGTGA
- a CDS encoding M16 family metallopeptidase, producing MPTRRATIPATRYPVERLTLDNGLRVVLTPDRSAPVIGVAVVYDVGIRSEPEGRTGFAHLFEHLMFQGSENLEKLAHFRLVQGAGGTFNGSTHLDYTDYYETLPSNALERALFLEADRMRGPRLTEENLRNQVDVVKEEIRVNVLNRPYGGFPWLTLPPVLFDTFPNAHDGYGSFDDLESATVADAADFFRHYYASGNAVLSVSGDIDVAETVELVERHFGDVPARPAPERPSFAEPDLVAERRVSYTDRLAPLPAVASAWRVPDPINDFAGYLPYVVLAEVLTDGDAARLVERLVQRDRAVTSVGGYLGFMGDPFDVRDPTAFLLQAHLPPDGDVDKVLRTVDEELDRLATDGLTDGELARTQARMATHLVLRDTDAVLGRALRMAVLEQQRGEPGLLNELPRLLGEVTEESVRAAAATLRPGRRATVEVLAGVDR from the coding sequence GTGCCGACCCGCAGAGCGACGATTCCAGCGACGAGGTATCCCGTCGAGCGACTCACCCTCGACAACGGCCTGCGGGTGGTGCTCACCCCGGACCGTAGCGCCCCGGTGATCGGGGTGGCGGTCGTCTACGACGTTGGCATCCGCTCCGAGCCGGAGGGGCGCACCGGCTTCGCCCACCTCTTCGAGCACCTGATGTTCCAGGGCTCGGAGAATCTGGAGAAGCTGGCCCACTTCCGACTCGTGCAGGGCGCGGGTGGCACCTTCAACGGTTCCACCCACCTCGACTACACCGACTACTACGAGACGTTGCCCAGCAACGCCCTCGAGCGGGCGCTCTTCCTCGAGGCGGACCGGATGCGCGGCCCCCGACTGACCGAGGAGAATTTGCGCAACCAGGTCGACGTGGTCAAGGAGGAGATCCGGGTCAACGTGCTCAACCGGCCATACGGCGGTTTTCCCTGGCTCACCCTACCGCCGGTGCTGTTCGACACCTTCCCCAACGCACACGACGGCTACGGATCCTTCGACGACCTCGAGTCGGCGACGGTGGCCGACGCCGCCGACTTCTTCCGTCACTACTACGCCAGCGGCAACGCCGTACTGTCGGTCAGCGGTGACATCGACGTCGCCGAAACGGTCGAGCTGGTCGAGCGGCACTTCGGCGATGTGCCGGCCCGCCCGGCTCCCGAACGGCCAAGCTTCGCCGAGCCGGATCTCGTCGCGGAGCGACGCGTGTCGTACACCGACCGGCTGGCCCCGCTGCCGGCGGTCGCCTCGGCGTGGCGGGTACCGGACCCGATCAATGACTTCGCCGGTTATCTGCCCTATGTGGTGCTCGCCGAGGTGCTCACGGATGGGGACGCCGCCAGGCTGGTCGAACGGTTGGTCCAGCGGGACCGGGCGGTAACCAGCGTCGGCGGCTACCTCGGTTTCATGGGTGACCCGTTCGACGTCCGCGACCCGACGGCCTTCCTGCTCCAGGCGCACCTGCCACCGGACGGCGACGTGGACAAGGTGCTGCGCACCGTGGACGAGGAGTTGGACCGGCTGGCCACCGACGGGCTGACCGACGGTGAGTTGGCCCGCACCCAGGCCCGGATGGCCACCCACCTGGTGCTGCGCGACACCGACGCGGTGCTCGGCCGGGCCCTGCGGATGGCTGTCCTGGAGCAGCAACGCGGCGAGCCGGGTCTGCTCAACGAGTTGCCCCGCCTGCTGGGCGAGGTCACCGAGGAGTCGGTCCGTGCCGCCGCCGCCACGCTCCGCCCGGGGCGCCGTGCCACCGTCGAGGTGCTCGCGGGGGTCGACCGGTGA
- a CDS encoding DUF397 domain-containing protein, with protein sequence MNEINDTPTVIADLARTTWRKSTRSQTSNCVEVAPLPATVALRDSKDRGGPVLLFDRSEWRNFLAAAKEGQLDRT encoded by the coding sequence ATGAACGAGATCAACGACACGCCGACCGTCATCGCCGACCTGGCCCGGACAACGTGGCGAAAGAGCACCCGCAGCCAGACCTCCAACTGCGTCGAGGTGGCGCCGTTGCCGGCCACAGTGGCTCTTCGGGACAGCAAGGACCGCGGCGGTCCGGTACTGCTGTTCGACCGGAGCGAGTGGCGGAACTTCCTGGCTGCGGCCAAGGAGGGGCAGCTCGACCGAACCTGA
- a CDS encoding ATP-dependent DNA helicase, whose protein sequence is MTQPTLFSAATPTPRTADAGPRYTPVELAKLLRLPAPTREQAAVIAAPVEPLLVVAGAGSGKTETMAARVVWLVANSYVHPEQVLGLTFTRKAAGELAHRVRARLSQLVRRLGRRGRDPQDESLAGEPTIATYHSYAGRVVTEHGLRAGYEPATRLLTEASRWQLVDLIVRNYDGDMSEVDRMPSTITDAVLALAGELDEHLVEPDHLAGWTGRFFADVQSRPGRVYADVRRALTLQQIRLKLLPLVRAYARRKRDFEAMDFADQLARAARVARDHPVVGEIERDRYRVVLLDEYQDTSHAQVVLLNALFGGGHPVTAVGDPCQSIYGWRGASAGTLDRFPTEFARADGVPAQVRTLTTSWRNRPEVLGVANALATPLRAAGARVPELHAALSVKEPIPHRTPRGSAAGTVHCALLDTYADEAEWIADSLLRAWQGAAGAPGAVPEHLPVAARPTTAVLVRLRSQIPAIESALRTRGLPVDVVGLGGLLDTPEVRDVVCTLRVLADPTDGAALLRLLTGARWRIGPRDLVALHRRARAIAAARRQLTAGDEPEIVPDALDEATLVEALADLGPAPAYSAEGYARFRAAAQELGLLRYRLDQSLPDLIADVERTIGLDVEVAVRAGRDGAGDAGLARGHLDALGDVAARFSGETPGATLSAFLAYLAAAEDEERGLAPGEVEVVEGAVQVLTAHAAKGLEWDVVAVAGLSRGVWPGPVRNSDHWLGGLGVLPFPLRGDADGLPVLELAEAGEQRGVAQALADFTAAWRAHDEREERRLAYVAVTRPRRLLLCSGYWWGEGTKRARGPSALLRDVHGACLDAGAGLVVDEWAAEPAPDAVNPTTEVVLRAEWPADPLGDRRPALAEAATLVRRFLTDGDPTTRAATGTVATAAPGDDDAEDDDPEVVRWRREADLLLAERAELTRHAGPVEVALPAALSVTQLVALRRDPAALARSLRRPLPTEPNPYARRGTAFHAWLEQRFGAGRLLDVDELPGAADADAAPDEALAELQERFLHSEWADRTPVEAEVPFATVIAGVVVRGRMDAVFGRPGGRFDVVDWKTGRQPAGPAAAAAAVQLAVYRLAWAELAGVPVERVGAAFHYVRDGATVRPVDLLDVAGLTALIESVPERPAAPDLAVRASTDRVGNERRSGPNGDCVRPRGR, encoded by the coding sequence GTGACCCAGCCGACCCTGTTCAGTGCGGCAACCCCGACCCCCCGTACGGCCGACGCCGGACCCCGGTACACCCCGGTCGAGTTGGCGAAGCTGCTGCGACTGCCGGCACCCACCCGGGAACAGGCGGCGGTCATCGCCGCGCCGGTGGAGCCGTTGCTCGTCGTCGCGGGCGCCGGTTCCGGCAAGACCGAGACGATGGCCGCGCGGGTGGTCTGGCTGGTGGCCAACTCGTACGTCCACCCGGAGCAGGTGCTCGGCCTGACGTTCACCCGCAAGGCCGCCGGGGAGCTGGCGCACCGCGTCCGGGCCCGGCTCTCCCAGCTCGTCCGCCGGCTCGGCCGGCGCGGGCGCGACCCGCAGGACGAGTCGTTGGCCGGGGAACCGACGATCGCCACCTACCACTCGTACGCCGGGCGGGTGGTGACCGAGCACGGGCTGCGTGCCGGATACGAGCCCGCCACCCGGCTACTCACCGAGGCGTCCCGCTGGCAGCTCGTGGACCTGATCGTGCGCAACTACGACGGTGACATGTCCGAGGTGGATCGGATGCCGAGCACCATCACCGACGCGGTGCTGGCGCTCGCCGGCGAGCTGGACGAGCACCTGGTCGAGCCGGACCATCTGGCCGGCTGGACCGGGCGGTTCTTCGCCGACGTGCAGTCCCGCCCCGGCCGGGTGTACGCCGACGTTCGTCGGGCCCTCACGCTTCAACAGATCCGGTTGAAGTTGCTTCCGCTGGTCCGGGCGTACGCCCGGCGCAAGAGGGACTTCGAGGCGATGGACTTCGCCGATCAGTTGGCCCGGGCCGCCCGGGTCGCGCGGGATCACCCGGTGGTCGGCGAGATCGAGCGGGACCGCTACCGGGTGGTGTTGCTCGATGAGTACCAGGACACCAGCCATGCCCAGGTGGTGCTGCTCAACGCGCTCTTCGGTGGCGGGCACCCGGTGACCGCCGTCGGTGACCCCTGCCAGTCGATCTACGGCTGGCGCGGGGCGAGCGCGGGTACCCTCGACCGGTTTCCCACCGAGTTCGCGCGGGCCGACGGCGTTCCAGCCCAGGTTCGTACGCTGACAACCAGTTGGCGAAACCGGCCCGAGGTTCTTGGGGTGGCGAATGCCCTCGCCACCCCGCTACGTGCCGCAGGTGCCCGGGTGCCGGAACTGCACGCCGCGCTCAGCGTCAAGGAGCCGATCCCGCACCGTACCCCGCGAGGCAGCGCCGCCGGCACCGTCCACTGCGCGTTGTTGGACACGTACGCGGACGAGGCGGAGTGGATCGCCGACAGCCTGCTGCGTGCCTGGCAGGGCGCGGCGGGAGCGCCCGGCGCGGTGCCCGAGCACCTTCCGGTCGCGGCCCGCCCCACCACTGCGGTGCTGGTGCGGCTACGCAGCCAGATCCCGGCCATCGAGTCGGCGCTGCGGACCCGGGGCCTGCCGGTCGACGTGGTGGGGCTCGGTGGCCTGCTGGACACGCCGGAGGTACGGGATGTGGTGTGTACCCTGCGGGTGCTCGCCGACCCGACCGACGGGGCGGCACTGCTACGGCTGTTGACCGGCGCCCGATGGCGGATCGGGCCACGGGACCTGGTGGCCCTGCACCGCCGGGCGCGGGCCATCGCCGCCGCCCGCCGGCAGCTCACGGCCGGTGACGAGCCGGAGATCGTTCCGGACGCGCTGGACGAGGCGACCCTGGTGGAAGCGCTGGCCGACCTGGGCCCGGCGCCGGCGTACTCGGCGGAGGGCTATGCCCGGTTTCGCGCCGCCGCGCAGGAACTGGGCTTGTTGCGTTATCGGCTGGACCAGTCGCTGCCAGACCTGATCGCGGATGTCGAGCGGACGATCGGCCTGGATGTGGAGGTGGCGGTTCGCGCCGGTCGGGACGGGGCCGGCGATGCTGGGCTGGCCCGGGGGCACCTGGATGCGCTCGGCGACGTCGCGGCCCGGTTCAGCGGGGAGACGCCGGGTGCCACACTGTCGGCCTTCCTGGCCTATCTCGCAGCGGCGGAGGACGAGGAGCGAGGGCTTGCCCCCGGTGAGGTGGAGGTGGTCGAGGGGGCGGTGCAGGTGCTCACCGCGCACGCGGCCAAGGGCCTGGAGTGGGATGTCGTGGCGGTGGCGGGGCTCAGTCGCGGGGTGTGGCCTGGTCCGGTGCGCAATTCGGACCACTGGCTGGGCGGGCTGGGGGTACTGCCGTTCCCGCTCCGGGGCGACGCCGACGGGTTGCCCGTGTTGGAACTGGCCGAAGCAGGCGAACAGCGCGGGGTGGCGCAGGCTCTGGCGGACTTCACCGCTGCGTGGCGGGCGCACGATGAGCGGGAGGAGCGGCGTCTGGCCTATGTCGCGGTGACTCGTCCCCGCCGACTACTGCTCTGCTCCGGGTACTGGTGGGGGGAGGGCACGAAACGTGCGCGTGGCCCGTCCGCGTTGCTCCGCGACGTGCACGGAGCCTGCCTGGACGCGGGTGCCGGGCTCGTGGTTGACGAATGGGCCGCGGAGCCCGCCCCGGACGCGGTGAATCCCACCACCGAGGTGGTGCTCCGGGCGGAGTGGCCGGCCGATCCGTTGGGGGACCGTCGACCGGCGCTCGCCGAGGCGGCCACGCTGGTCCGGCGCTTCCTGACCGACGGGGATCCGACCACCCGCGCGGCGACCGGCACCGTTGCGACCGCAGCTCCGGGTGACGACGACGCGGAAGACGACGATCCGGAGGTGGTGCGCTGGCGGCGGGAGGCCGACCTGCTCCTCGCCGAACGTGCCGAGCTGACTCGGCACGCCGGGCCGGTCGAGGTCGCGCTGCCCGCTGCGCTGTCGGTCACCCAACTGGTGGCGCTGCGGCGGGATCCGGCGGCCCTGGCCAGGTCGCTGCGCCGGCCCTTGCCCACCGAGCCGAACCCGTACGCCCGTCGTGGCACCGCCTTCCACGCCTGGCTGGAGCAGCGGTTCGGGGCCGGGCGGTTGCTCGACGTGGATGAGCTGCCCGGTGCCGCGGACGCGGATGCCGCGCCGGACGAGGCGCTGGCCGAACTCCAGGAGCGCTTCCTTCACAGCGAGTGGGCCGACCGGACGCCCGTCGAAGCCGAGGTGCCGTTCGCGACGGTGATCGCCGGTGTCGTGGTCCGGGGCCGGATGGACGCGGTCTTCGGCCGGCCTGGCGGACGGTTCGACGTGGTGGACTGGAAGACTGGCCGACAGCCCGCCGGACCGGCCGCCGCTGCGGCGGCGGTGCAGCTCGCTGTGTATCGGCTGGCCTGGGCGGAGCTGGCGGGAGTGCCGGTCGAGCGGGTCGGGGCGGCGTTCCACTATGTCCGGGACGGGGCGACGGTGCGGCCGGTGGATCTGCTTGACGTGGCCGGCCTCACCGCGCTGATCGAGTCGGTCCCGGAGCGTCCTGCCGCCCCTGACCTGGCCGTCCGGGCCAGCACTGACCGCGTCGGCAATGAGCGGCGGTCGGGTCCGAATGGTGACTGTGTCCGGCCGCGCGGCCGGTGA